A single Lolium perenne isolate Kyuss_39 chromosome 6, Kyuss_2.0, whole genome shotgun sequence DNA region contains:
- the LOC139832464 gene encoding uncharacterized protein, giving the protein MIGPDISIADWNTRGLNDQARKDTVHAFLADTRCHIACIQETKLDHIDQQTASYIGGFRLRSFAHRPAIGTRGGILLLWDEDHVEVSNVHLGTFLISANISIRACGTTFKLTTVYGPTDHAEKEAFLNETIAAKPSDDSKWLIIGDFNLIYKAEDKNNSNLNFRLMGLFRRALTTCQLKELKLQNRKFTWSNERQSSTLVRLDRAFCNTTWDLMFENHVLFALSSSLSDHCPLLLSNQSGLRKSPVFRFESFWIKMPGFMEVVKQAWSAPSSHTQPTHIFSHKLKTTAQGLRSWSKSLFSDSKLQLLMALDVILQLDVAQESRALSEDECWLRANLKRRVKGLAALERSRKRQASRIRYLRDGDANTKFFHLRVNARKRKNHIARLKHNSGWAVSHEDKAGLIFDHFSRSLGWPPPRSLDFN; this is encoded by the coding sequence ATGATCGGTCCGGACATCTCCATCGCTGATTGGAACACCCGTGGACTTAATGATCAAGCCCGTAAAGACACTGTTCACGCCTTCCTCGCTGATACCCGCTGTCATATTGCTTGCATTCAAGAGACCAAGCTTGATCACATCGACCAACAAACGGCTTCTTATATCGGCGGATTTAGGCTTCGATCCTTCGCCCATCGGCCGGCTATTGGCACTCGAGGCGGCATCCTCTTGCTATGGGACGAAGATCATGTGGAGGTCTCCAACGTCCACCTCGGCACCTTCTTGATCTCGGCCAACATCTCCATCCGGGCTTGCGGCACCACCTTCAAGCTTACTACTGTTTATGGTCCTACAGACCACGCTGAAAAAGAAGCCTTCCTCAACGAGACCATCGCAGCCAAGCCCTCAGACGACTCCAAATGGCTCATCATTGGAGATTTCAATCTCATCTACAAAGCGGAAGATAAGAACAACAGCAACCTCAACTTCCGCCTTATGGGTCTGTTCAGAAGAGCCCTCACTACATGTCAGCTCAAGGAGCTGAAGCTGCAAAACCGCAAGTTTACCTGGAGCAATGAGAGGCAATCTTCAACTCTTGTGCGCCTCGACCGGGCTTTCTGTAATACGACATGGGACCTTATGTTCGAGAATCATGTGCTTTTTGCCCTGTCTTCGTCTCTGTCTGATCACTGCCCTCTCCTGCTGTCCAACCAGAGTGGTCTGCGGAAATCGCCTGTTTTTCGCTTTGAGTCCTTCTGGATCAAGATGCCGGGGTTTATGGAGGTCGTTAAACAAGCTTGGTCTGCGCCCTCATCTCATACTCAGCCGACCCATATCTTCAGCCACAAGCTTAAGACCACGGCTCAAGGGCTCAGATCTTGGAGCAAGAGTCTCTTCTCCGACAGCAAGCTTCAACTCCTTATGGCCCTGGACGTCATCCTTCAGCTGGATGTGGCTCAAGAATCCCGTGCTCTCTCCGAAGATGAATGTTGGCTCCGTGCCAATCTGAAACGTCGGGTAAAGGGACTTGCAGCGCTTGAAAGGTCCCGCAAGCGTCAAGCTTCCAGAATTCGTTACCTCCGCGATGGCGATGCCAACACCAAGTTCTTCCATCTACGGGTCAACGCGAGGAAGCGTAAAAACCACATCGCCAGACTTAAGCATAACTCCGGGTGGGCCGTGTCTCATGAAGACAAGGCTGGGCTGATCTTCGACCACTTCTCGCGCTCTCTCGGATGGCCTCCTCCTCGTTCTCTTGACTTCAACTAG